A portion of the Planctomycetia bacterium genome contains these proteins:
- a CDS encoding HD domain-containing phosphohydrolase, which translates to MSTAILCAPAAPTRQVDDESSIRLSEVMASLSCALDITEGQPEGHAARTALIGMRIASEIGMTAVDRGALFYALLLKDLGCSSNSAKMAYLFGADDQRLKRDVKTIDWPKMQQSFRYLVSHALPEAHPWERAMRIVSLVLQGPKGPRQLVETRCERGASIARSLGFPEATAVAIRQLDEHWNGKGHPDGLKREEISLGARIANLAQTVEVFFRERGRDAALQIARDRRKRWFDPELVDAFLGLRDDVPFWMHLATPDPMSAAARLEPRDVARYVSEAELDRIAAAFAQVVDAKSPWTFKHSSGVAKIASGIASTIGFDAEDVRRVHRMGLLHDLGKLGVSSMILDKPGKLTEEEFAALRAHPADSERILERVSCFAAYAPLAGAHHERLDGRGYFRGIRSGDLPLAARLMTVSDIYEALTAARPYRDGMPQEKALAILQKDSGKAVCSLACEGLVAYLKREEVTNRVDDQLRSLDSLLNELSGEHQVPLGPA; encoded by the coding sequence TTGAGCACCGCCATACTGTGCGCTCCCGCTGCGCCCACGAGACAGGTTGACGACGAATCCAGCATTCGGCTCTCGGAAGTCATGGCGTCCCTGTCGTGTGCGCTCGATATCACCGAAGGTCAGCCGGAAGGGCACGCGGCGCGCACCGCGCTCATCGGCATGCGCATCGCCAGCGAGATCGGCATGACGGCCGTGGATCGCGGCGCGCTTTTCTACGCCCTGCTGCTCAAAGACCTGGGCTGTTCCAGCAACTCGGCGAAGATGGCGTACCTGTTCGGCGCCGACGATCAGCGCCTTAAGCGCGATGTGAAGACCATCGACTGGCCGAAGATGCAACAGAGTTTCCGCTATCTGGTCTCGCATGCACTGCCCGAGGCGCATCCCTGGGAACGCGCTATGCGCATTGTCTCATTGGTGTTGCAAGGTCCGAAGGGGCCGCGGCAGTTAGTGGAAACGCGCTGCGAGCGCGGGGCATCGATCGCCCGTTCACTCGGCTTCCCTGAAGCCACGGCCGTCGCCATTCGTCAGCTCGACGAACATTGGAACGGCAAAGGCCATCCCGACGGCTTGAAGCGCGAGGAGATTTCACTGGGCGCCCGCATCGCGAATCTCGCGCAAACCGTGGAAGTCTTTTTCCGCGAGCGCGGCCGCGACGCGGCGCTGCAAATTGCGCGCGATCGCCGCAAGCGCTGGTTCGATCCCGAACTGGTCGACGCCTTTCTCGGTCTCCGCGACGACGTCCCCTTCTGGATGCACCTTGCCACGCCTGATCCGATGTCAGCGGCCGCGCGGCTCGAGCCGCGGGACGTGGCGCGCTATGTCAGCGAAGCGGAGTTGGACCGCATCGCCGCCGCCTTTGCGCAAGTGGTCGACGCCAAGAGCCCGTGGACGTTCAAACACTCCAGCGGCGTCGCCAAGATCGCCTCCGGCATCGCCTCGACGATCGGCTTCGACGCCGAAGACGTGCGCCGCGTGCATCGCATGGGCTTGTTGCACGATCTCGGCAAGCTCGGCGTCTCCAGCATGATCCTCGATAAGCCCGGCAAACTCACCGAAGAGGAGTTCGCCGCGCTCCGCGCCCATCCGGCCGATTCGGAACGCATTCTGGAGCGCGTCTCCTGCTTCGCCGCGTACGCGCCGCTCGCCGGGGCGCACCATGAACGACTTGATGGACGCGGTTACTTCCGCGGCATTCGCTCAGGCGATTTACCGCTGGCCGCGCGGCTCATGACCGTTTCCGATATCTACGAGGCTCTGACCGCGGCGCGTCCTTACCGCGATGGCATGCCGCAAGAAAAGGCGCTCGCAATTTTGCAAAAGGATTCCGGCAAAGCAGTCTGTAGCCTTGCCTGCGAGGGGTTGGTCGCCTATCTCAAACGCGAGGAAGTCACCAACCGTGTCGACGACCAGCTGCGGTCCCTCGACAGTTTGCTGAACGAACTTTCGGGCGAACACCAGGTTCCTTTGGGACCAGCCTGA